The following nucleotide sequence is from Desulfomonile tiedjei.
AGTCTACCTAACCGTAGCCTGAGAGAGGAGATAGATTGGACCCGCGGCGCAAAGGAAGTGAAAACCCCAGGAACCCGTTCCGCGATATGTACAGTCGCGCGGAAATCAGGAAACGAAGGGGGTCTTTTTTCGGCGGGATTGCCCGTTTCGTTCTCCTCGTGGGGATAGGATGCATCGCAGGCGGCGCCGGCCTTGCAGTGCAAGGCTATTTTTTCTTCACACACGGCTTACCGAGCATTGAAAAACTGAAGAACTATGCCCCGCCCACAGTTACGCACGTCTACGCAGACAAAGGCGAACTCATAGGTGAGTTCGCGACTGAGAGGCGCTTCGTAACTCCGATAGACCAGATCCCCAAGATGCTCCAAAACGCTTTTGTGGCCGCTGAAGATAAGAATTTCTGGCAGCATACCGGTGTTGATAAAGAGGCCATTGTACGAGCAATCAAAAACAGGCTCCAACGCACCGGATGGGATCAGGGAGCCAGCACCATAACCCAGCAGGACGCCAAGACGTTCTTCTTGACGCCTGAAAAGAAATTTATCCGTAAAATCAAGGAACAGATACTTGCTACCAGGATGGAGCAGTCCCTGAGCAAAGAGTACATCCTGTACCTGTATCTCAACCAGATTTATCTGGGAAGTTCAGCCTATGGAGTGGAGGCGGCTGCCCATGCCTATTTCGACAAGAGTGTAAAAGACCTAACAATTGCTGAATGCGCCATGCTGGCTGGTTTGCCACAAGCGCCGTCTAAGGTCAACCCCAAGAAAAACTTGAAAGCATCTCTTGAGAGAAGGGGTTACGTGCTCAGAAGGATGCTGGAAGACGGGTACATCACTGAAGCTGAGTACGAACAGGCCAACAACGAGGAGCCGGTGATCGCCAGCCGGACGAACCCGTATGTGAACGCGGCCCCTGACTTTGTCGAGCATGTCCGCAAATACGTGGAGAGAAAATACGGAGCCGATGCTCTCAATAAAGAAGGCCTCAAAATCTATACTACGGCGAACCTGGACATGACAGCCGCGGGCCAGAGTGCGATGGATAGAGGGCTGCGAGATCTGGACAAACGGCAGGGCTACCGGGGTCCGATGCGGACCAATGTCAAAGATGTGCCCGAACTGGAGAGCCCGCTCAGGTTCGGTCAGGTTGCCAATGGCGTTGTTACGCACGTGGACGGCGAAAACATTTACGTGCGCCTGGGTACGTACACCAAGAACGGGAAGAAGAAGGAATATCTCGGTCAGATGAAGATCGACCCGAATCCGAAGTGGTGGGTTCGTACGCCTTTTATAAGGCAGGAACTGCGTACCCGCACCTTCGCTCAAGGGGATTTACCCTTCCAGGTGGGTGACCTGATCCAGGTCAGGGTCCTGGACCCCAATGCCAAGCGGCGGGAGCTTTACATGAAGAAATTCGGTAAGGCCGACCCGGACATGAAGAATTATAAGGAATACTCGGAGGAAATGCTGCCGTATTTTCCTGTCGAGCCGGAACAGCAGCCCATTGTGCAGTCAGCTTTGATGTTCCGGGAGAATCGGTCAGGGCACGTCAAGGCAATGCTGGGCGGGTACAGTTTGTCCGTATCTCAGTACAACCGGGCTGTCCAGGCTAAGAGGCAGGCGGGGTCATCGTTCAAACCGGTGATTTATGCTGCCGCTCTCAACAAGGGCTTTACATGTGCCGACATCATACTGGATTCTCCTATGGCCCTGACCGTCCCGGGCACAGGGGAAGTCTGGAGACCCAAAAACTATCGCGGAGGCTTCCAAGGACCCATGACGTTCAGAGACGCGATAGTGAAATCGAGAAATATTCCGACCATCAAAATTCTCCAGCAGATTGGCATCGAGCATGCCAAGGTCTATGCAAGGAGGCTCGGTTACACCTCTCCCTTGGTGGAAAACCTAACCATGGCGCTTGGGTCCACCGGAGTATCACTGGAGGAGCAAGTCAACGCATATGCGGTATTCCCCAACAAAGGGTACTATATCCCGCCCATCTATGTGACCAAGATCGTGGACCGGAACGGGAAAGTACTGGAAGAACACGATCCGCCGGTGCTGCTTGACGACCCGACACGCGGGGATCTACCCCAGGTTCAAAAGGTTTCCCATAATCCTTCTCAGACATCCTCTTATGGTGACAGCGAAATCCCGGACAAAGGCGCGGCCCTTGCTCGCAGAAGAATAGATGAAGCCACTGCCTACATAATGTCAACTCTGCTTCAGGGAGTCGTGCAAGACGGGACAGCCACCATACTGAAGAAGATCGTCGGGCGGCCCGAAATAGCCGGCAAAACAGGCACCACCAATGACAATATAGACGCTTGGTTCGTAGGGTTTTCTCCGGACTACAGTTGCGGCGTGTGGGTCGGTTTTGACGACGAATTTTCCATAGGAGACCAGGAAACGGGCGGCCATGCAGCCGCACCTATCTGGGGTTACTTCATGAAAGAAGTATTGAAGGACAAGCCTGTCAAGGAATACACGCCCCCTCAATCCATAGAGCATCGCCGGATCGACCCGCGAACCGGCCTGGTCACCGCGTCTCCCGATGGCCTTCAAGAGGTTTTCAAGGCCGGCAGCGGTCCTGTCCAATCGGAGCCGAAGCTCATCAAGGGGTCCCGATGGGACTATCCCGGCTCTGACCTTGATCAGTTCTAGTCAGACGAAAGATCAAAGAGTCCAGCACATCCATAATGTCGCATCAGGTGGGGGGCGGTCTCTGTGCCTCGCAGCGGTGCCACGCGCCGAGGGTCCGTCGTACCAATGCGCGAACAATAATTAATCCGTTGAGTCAGACAGGGACCTGGCAAAACCCAGGCCCGTGCTGCCTTTGCTGCGAAGTCACCGTCACGGCTTGGGAGCCAATTGGTGTCAGAGCGCTTTCTCTATGATCGAACGTTGCTATGACCACACGAAACCGTAAGGCCTTCCGATTTGTCTAACGAATGATTACAGAGCATCTTCCTTTTTCTGCAAATTTACCCTGTTTTGATGCGGAAATGGGAAGAATGAAGCTTGACACGGGCAATTTCTCGCATATATGTTAACTTTAGAAGGGGTTTTCAGGACAATGTGAGGGGAAGAAATTCCTGGAAATTGTCTTTTTTTCTGATTACAGGGCAATAATCAATATTTTATGGCGCTAAAGGACATGACCTATGGCTGACGAAATCGAAAAAAAGGACGACTTCGACGATGACGAAGGAGCGAAGGTGCAGCAGGTAAGCCTGGCCGACATCCCTGACGTGCTCCCTTTGCTCCCTGTTCGCGACGTAGTCATTTACTCCTACATGATACTTCCGCTGATGGTTGGCCGGGAAAGATCAATCAGGGCTGTGGAAAGCGCTGTTGCCAAGGACCGCTTGATATTCCTGGCTACGCAGAAGTTTGCTACCGAAGAGGACCCGCAACCTGAGGACATTTTTAACGTGGGCACCGTGGCGATGATCGTCAAGATGCTCAAACTGCCCGACGGCCGCGTCAAGGTGCTGGTTCAGGGGCTGGTAAAGGGCAAGATCACCTCGTTCGTGCCGTCCGACGAATACTTCACGGTTCAGATCGAGAAAATGCCTGAACCCGCAGCTACTACCATCACTCTCGAAATAGAGGCCTTGATGAGATCGGTGAAAGAGAACTCGGAGAAGATCCTGCAACTCCGGGGCATAATTTCACCGGACGCTGTGGCCATTCTCGATTCGATCGAAGATCCGGGACGGCTGGCAGACCTTGTGGCGTCCAACCTCAAGCTTCGGGTGGAAGAATCCCAGGCCATTTTGGAGGTTATCCACCCCTTGGACAGGTTGAGAAAGGTCAACGAGCTGCTCTCAAAAGAGCTTGAGCTTTCGGCCATGCAGGCAAAAATCCAAACTCAAGCTAAGGAGGAGATGGGAAAGACTCATCGGGAGTACTTCTTGAGAGAACAGCTCAAGGCCATCCAGAGCGAGCTTGGCGAAATAGACGAGAAAACCAAGGAGATCGACGAATTTCGCGACAAGATAGCCAAGGCGAAAATCCCCAAGGAAGTCGAGAAGGAAGCCGATAAGCAGCTCAATCGATTGAGCCAAATGCATCCCGACGCGGCTGAAGCATCAATCATTCGGACTTACCTGGACTGGATTGTAGAGTTGCCGTGGTCCAAGTCAACGAGAGACAAGCTCGACATCAAGAATGCCAAGCAGATACTCGATGAAGATCACTACGATCTGGAAAAGGTCAAGGACAGGATCTTGGAGTACCTGGGAGTGCGTAAGCTCAACAAGCAGATGAAGGGCCCCATACTCTGCTTTGTTGGTCCTCCTGGAGTGGGCAAGACTTCTCTGGGGCGTTCAATTGCGCGAGCCTTGGGACGCAAGTTCACCCGAATATCTCTGGGAGGCGTACGGGATGAAGCCGAAATCCGCGGCCATCGCCGGACGTACATAGGCGCGCTGCCTGGACGCATCATTCAGGGATTGAAAAACGCCGGTTCCAACAACCCGGTCTTTATGCTGGATGAAATAGACAAGGTCGGCGCGGACTTCAGAGGCGACCCTTCCGCGGCGTTGCTGGAAGTGCTGGACCCGGAACAGAACCACGCTTTCTCGGATCATTATTTGAACGTCCCGTTCGATCTGTCCAAAGTAATGTTTATTACCACGGCCAACTTGGCAGATCCGATTATTCCGGCCCTAAAAGACAGGATGGAACTAATAGAGCTGTCGGGATATATAGACGAAGAAAAGCTGAAAATAGCCCGCCAGTTCCTTATTCCTCGGCAAATCAAAGAGAACGGCATCAGGCCTGACGATTTCATCATAACGGACGAGGCCATACTGGGTATAATCAACCAGTACACGCGAGAAGCGGGTCTGCGTAACCTGGAACGTGAGATCGCGAACCTTTGCAGGAAGATAGCTCGAAAAATAGCCGAGGGCGAAAAGAAGGTCCCGCGGATCACTGCCAAAAGCCTCCACAAGTTCCTGGGCGTGCCCAGATTCCTTCCCGATGAGGAGCAACGAAAGGATGAGGTAGGAGTTGCCACCGGGCTCGCTTGGACGCCTTACGGTGGGGACGTGCTTCACATCGAGGCCACCCCGATGGAGGGGAAAGGAAACCTGCTCCTCACCGGCCAACTTGGAGACGTCATGAAAGAATCGGGGCAGGCTGCGATGTCTTATTTTAGGTCTCGCGCTGCACGGTTCGGACTGAAGTCGAACTTCTATTTCGCCAAGGACATACATGTCCACGTACCCGCCGGAGCAATCCCCAAGGACGGCCCATCAGCGGGAGTGACTATGGCGACCGCGCTTGTGAGTGCCTTGACGGGCATTCCCGTTAAGGCGGATGTTGCCATGACCGGTGAGATAACCTTGCGGGGTAGGGTGCTCCCCATAGGAGGACTCAGGGAAAAATCTTTGGCCGCTCTTCGGGCCAAAATCTATACAGTGGTCGCGCCTGAGCAGAATGAAAAAGACCTGGACGAAATCCCCAAGCATATTCGACGACAGCTCAATTTCAGGTTTGTCAAACACATGGATGAGGTCTTGAAGATCGCCCTCAAGGAAGACCCGGAGAAGGGTGCTGCTAAAACGGGCAAGGGTAAGATCGAGGCCGTGAAAGACACTCATAAACCAGGCAAAGGCCAGGCTGAGATTGCTGCAAAACGAGGCAAGGGAAAGAGCGGCCGCTCACGAAAAACAGGAACTCCCGCTAGGACGGCAGTATAGTGCTACCTTGTCTCCGGACGGACAACTTTCGGGGGAAACTCTTGTGTAAAAGGTTTCCCCCGTTCAATTCCTAGATCCCGCCGAAGGGCTTTTGAATGGACCCGGTCACAGCCGTTTATTTAGCCGTAATGGCCGCAGGGGTTTTGTGGATAATCTGGAGGATAGTCATCTACTTCCGAATCCAGTCACAAAGGGATTTCTTATGGGATAACCTCGTTTACGACGAGCAGTTCATGAATTTCCTGGAAGGCATCAAGTCACAAGAAGGGAGCAAAAGCCCTATTGAAGTGAATGAAGTGCCAGAGGCTGACACGGAGGCCGGAGCAGATTTGAGCAAATCAGAGGGGGAATCGGAGAAGGTCTAGCGCTAGCTTGCCGAGGCCACCACCGCCGGAAGTAGGATGAACCATTCTGGCCGGCAGGTCGTTGTGAGAAAGAATGGCGGCCACCGGCGGCCCCGCGGGATCTTCCCAACCGAAGGGAAAATTCCCGGCCTGTCAAGGAGCCACTTTCAGTCCTTGCCTCCAAAGAGGCAAGGACTGAAAATTATAGGAGTTTTTGGGGTGGGGACCGGGGAGGCCCTTTTTGCAAAAAGGACCTCCCCGGTCACTCTCCCAAGAATTCGTAGGCTTTTCAGCCATTCCTAATGCCGCAAGCTATCCGCGCTTTTTCAAACTGGCTACTTTGTCTTCTGCCTGCTTTGAGGCGAGCAGCATATTCTCTTCGATTTCTTGTCTGAATCTTTCGTAGTCGTCGTTCGATAGACCGGGAGGAACCTCGGTCGGTTTTCCGAAAGCCATTACTATGGTGCTAAAGGGCAGAGGCAATATCATGCTGTCCCAGGATCGGAATTGTATTTGGCGGGTCGCCCAACTCACGAGGGGCACGACAGGATTGCCGGTTTCTTTGCCGACGATCACTATCCCCATTTTTGCTTGTCGGGAAGGGCCGCGTGGCGCATCGACCGCGAGGCCTGAGCAATAGTGTTTTTCCTTAATCATATCTATCATCTCGGCCAAGGCTTCTTTCCCACCCCGCGACGAAGACCCTCGTGTCGTGTCGTAGCCCATTCTCTTAAGGCACCTGTCGATCAGCTCGCCGTCCCAGGAACGGCTAACCATGATCACACCGTCGTATCGGCGGCAATGCCATATAGGGAAAAGCATAGTTCCATGAAAACAGGCACAATTGAAAGGCTGTTTACGGCAAACCTGCTCCTCTATCTCCCGGTTGAGCCAAATCCTTTTGGAAGTGAGGTCTACCAGCCTGAAGTACATCATCACGAGACGCGGCACCAGGAATAGCGCCAGCCTGAACCATAATTGGTCGCCTTTTTCTCTCTTTTTTTCAGATTCCTTCAATGGGAGACCCTTCGCGCGAAACCAGTCTTTGCCACCGGTATATATAACGGTCGGCAAAATTTTTGTAGTTTTTCATTTGTCCCCGAAAGAGTACGGAGGGTCGCTTGGGTGCCACTGCCGGCTTGTCCAGCAGTGCGACTCCATTCGGAAAAGACTTTTTTGGGGATCAATGTATAAGCTGCCTCTCTTTCAAGAGCAGGGTATTTCCATAGGAATTCGCGATCAGAAAGGTTGGTTTGCTAAAGACCGCCTGCGACGCCGGCCGCTACTGAGAAATTGGCCGGCCCACCAATGGCAATATGGTCCGGTGTCTCTCACATTAAACTGGATTCGAGGATCTCCAGGGCTTCCTGCGCGGCTTCGGCAACATCGGGGTCCGGGTCTTTTACGGCCTTTCGCAGGGCGGGAATAGCACCCGGATTGCCTATCTTGCCCAGAAGCTCGGCTGTGTCGCCCCTCAAACCGACCTCCTCCTGGAAGAGTAGGGGTGTAAGGTCCTCCACGATGTCGTCCAGTATTCTGGGATTTATTTGAAGGGCTTCTTCCATGGTTACCAATGCGCCCATTCGCGTGGAGAATTCTTTCGACAAATAGATTGGAACAATTGCTTGTGGCTGTTTCTCCCGACAAAACAGCACGGCAGCGTCCTCGGCCCTC
It contains:
- a CDS encoding PBP1A family penicillin-binding protein; its protein translation is MDPRRKGSENPRNPFRDMYSRAEIRKRRGSFFGGIARFVLLVGIGCIAGGAGLAVQGYFFFTHGLPSIEKLKNYAPPTVTHVYADKGELIGEFATERRFVTPIDQIPKMLQNAFVAAEDKNFWQHTGVDKEAIVRAIKNRLQRTGWDQGASTITQQDAKTFFLTPEKKFIRKIKEQILATRMEQSLSKEYILYLYLNQIYLGSSAYGVEAAAHAYFDKSVKDLTIAECAMLAGLPQAPSKVNPKKNLKASLERRGYVLRRMLEDGYITEAEYEQANNEEPVIASRTNPYVNAAPDFVEHVRKYVERKYGADALNKEGLKIYTTANLDMTAAGQSAMDRGLRDLDKRQGYRGPMRTNVKDVPELESPLRFGQVANGVVTHVDGENIYVRLGTYTKNGKKKEYLGQMKIDPNPKWWVRTPFIRQELRTRTFAQGDLPFQVGDLIQVRVLDPNAKRRELYMKKFGKADPDMKNYKEYSEEMLPYFPVEPEQQPIVQSALMFRENRSGHVKAMLGGYSLSVSQYNRAVQAKRQAGSSFKPVIYAAALNKGFTCADIILDSPMALTVPGTGEVWRPKNYRGGFQGPMTFRDAIVKSRNIPTIKILQQIGIEHAKVYARRLGYTSPLVENLTMALGSTGVSLEEQVNAYAVFPNKGYYIPPIYVTKIVDRNGKVLEEHDPPVLLDDPTRGDLPQVQKVSHNPSQTSSYGDSEIPDKGAALARRRIDEATAYIMSTLLQGVVQDGTATILKKIVGRPEIAGKTGTTNDNIDAWFVGFSPDYSCGVWVGFDDEFSIGDQETGGHAAAPIWGYFMKEVLKDKPVKEYTPPQSIEHRRIDPRTGLVTASPDGLQEVFKAGSGPVQSEPKLIKGSRWDYPGSDLDQF
- the lon gene encoding endopeptidase La; this encodes MADEIEKKDDFDDDEGAKVQQVSLADIPDVLPLLPVRDVVIYSYMILPLMVGRERSIRAVESAVAKDRLIFLATQKFATEEDPQPEDIFNVGTVAMIVKMLKLPDGRVKVLVQGLVKGKITSFVPSDEYFTVQIEKMPEPAATTITLEIEALMRSVKENSEKILQLRGIISPDAVAILDSIEDPGRLADLVASNLKLRVEESQAILEVIHPLDRLRKVNELLSKELELSAMQAKIQTQAKEEMGKTHREYFLREQLKAIQSELGEIDEKTKEIDEFRDKIAKAKIPKEVEKEADKQLNRLSQMHPDAAEASIIRTYLDWIVELPWSKSTRDKLDIKNAKQILDEDHYDLEKVKDRILEYLGVRKLNKQMKGPILCFVGPPGVGKTSLGRSIARALGRKFTRISLGGVRDEAEIRGHRRTYIGALPGRIIQGLKNAGSNNPVFMLDEIDKVGADFRGDPSAALLEVLDPEQNHAFSDHYLNVPFDLSKVMFITTANLADPIIPALKDRMELIELSGYIDEEKLKIARQFLIPRQIKENGIRPDDFIITDEAILGIINQYTREAGLRNLEREIANLCRKIARKIAEGEKKVPRITAKSLHKFLGVPRFLPDEEQRKDEVGVATGLAWTPYGGDVLHIEATPMEGKGNLLLTGQLGDVMKESGQAAMSYFRSRAARFGLKSNFYFAKDIHVHVPAGAIPKDGPSAGVTMATALVSALTGIPVKADVAMTGEITLRGRVLPIGGLREKSLAALRAKIYTVVAPEQNEKDLDEIPKHIRRQLNFRFVKHMDEVLKIALKEDPEKGAAKTGKGKIEAVKDTHKPGKGQAEIAAKRGKGKSGRSRKTGTPARTAV
- a CDS encoding lysophospholipid acyltransferase family protein; translated protein: MKESEKKREKGDQLWFRLALFLVPRLVMMYFRLVDLTSKRIWLNREIEEQVCRKQPFNCACFHGTMLFPIWHCRRYDGVIMVSRSWDGELIDRCLKRMGYDTTRGSSSRGGKEALAEMIDMIKEKHYCSGLAVDAPRGPSRQAKMGIVIVGKETGNPVVPLVSWATRQIQFRSWDSMILPLPFSTIVMAFGKPTEVPPGLSNDDYERFRQEIEENMLLASKQAEDKVASLKKRG